Proteins co-encoded in one Rattus rattus isolate New Zealand chromosome 5, Rrattus_CSIRO_v1, whole genome shotgun sequence genomic window:
- the LOC116900365 gene encoding olfactory receptor 5I1 — MEFTNGNYTLVTEFILLGFPTRPEFQIILFLLFLMLYGMILIGNIGLMLLIRTDSHLQTPMYFFLSNLSFVDLCYSSVIVPNMLVNFLSSKKSISYLGCALQFYFFCTFADTESFILAAMAYDRYVAICNPLLYTVAMSKSLCTWLIVLSYVGGNMSSLVHTSFAFILKYCDKNIINHFFCDLPPLLKLSCTDTSINEWLLSTYGSSVEVICFFIIIISYFFILLSVLKIRSTSGRKKTFSTCASHLTSVAIYQGTLLFIYSRPSSLYSPNTDKIISVFYTIIIPVLNPLIYSLRNKDVKDAAKKALRSKIQSS, encoded by the coding sequence ATGGAATTTACAAATGGAAACTACACCTTGGTCACTGAATTTATCCTCTTAGGATTTCCAACACGACCTGAATTCCAAATCAtcttattccttctgtttctgatgTTATATGGTATGATATTGATAGGGAATATTGGCTTGATGTTGTTAATTAGGACGGACTCACATCTTCAAACTCCTATGTACTTTTTCCTCAGTAACCTCTCCTTTGTAGACCTTTGTTATTCCTCAGTCATTGTTCCCAACATGCTTGTTAATTTCCTCTCATCAAAGAAATCTATCTCTTATCTTGGCTGTGCGctgcaattttatttcttctgcacATTTGCAGATACCGAATCCTTTATCTTGGCTGCCATGGCTTATGATCGCTACGTTGCCATTTGCAATCCTTTGTTATACACAGTTGCAATGTCCAAGAGTCTCTGCACATGGTTAATCGTGCTGTCATATGTTGGTGGCAACATGAGTTCCCTTGTTCACACATCTTTCGCCTTTATTCTGAAATATTGTGACAAAAATATCATTAATCATTTCTTCTGCGACCTCCCTCCTCTGCTGAAGCTTTCCTGTACAGACACGTCCATTAACGAGTGGCTACTTTCCACTTATGGGAGTTCCGTGGAGGTCATCtgtttcttcatcatcatcatctcctaCTTTTTCATCCTTCTCTCAGTCTTAAAGATACGGTCTACgagtgggagaaaaaaaaccttctcCACGTGTGCCTCTCACCTGACCTCTGTGGCCATCTATCAGGGCACGCTTCTATTCATTTATTCTCGACCCAGCTCCCTATATTCCCCAAATACAGATAAAATCATCTCTGTGTTCTACACCATTATTATCCCAGTGCTGAATCCACTTATTTATAGTTTGAGAAATAAAGATGTAAAGGATGCTGCCAAGAAAGCTCTGAGGTCTAAAATACAATCCTCATGA